The Glycine soja cultivar W05 chromosome 15, ASM419377v2, whole genome shotgun sequence region CACGTGTCCAGCCCCACTTCCTGGGCCCCACCACCTTCACGTTGTTCTTCCTTCCCCCAACACCCCATACATTAAAAcagttataaaaattaatacttGCCTACGTGGCACCGTCTAGTCGGCAGGTATTACCTGGCACCATTACTTTTCTGATTCATTCAGTTTTTACTATTGgttaaagtaaattaaattaaatgataatactGATTTTACTAAAATGCCCTTGGAAAATCTCTGTCTCTCTGTCTTGTCTAGCTGCTCGggattattattatatagacAATAGTCAAAAAGATCTCCTCCTCTCACTGGAGTAATTGAACAAACACTATCTTTACTCttttcttcctattttttttatatatatttttttaatttattggtcTAACTTTTGGtcacatttaataataataataataatattattataatataataaatctaGTAATTAATAATGTGTGTGGACCGAGGGAAACTCCCGAATAAACCCCACCATCCAACCTTACCACACCTATTTGCATGTCATTCTCTCTTCagttttctcccactctttgtatatttttctttctcccttctTCCTTCACATCCATtgctctctcttctctcaccCAACAAAAACTCATTCCTTTTAAGCacaatagaagaagaagaacaacaacaacaacagcagcataTCTCAGATATCATCATGGCCGTTGAAGCGCGCCATCTCAATCTCTTCCCTTCTCAACTCATCACCAACCGGTATATATATCACTACCCCTTCCTCTTCTAATCTTTCTTAAaaattcttgtttttgtttattatttactattatTCTCACTTTTGTGAAATTTCTTAAATGATTATTCAGGCAAGTGATGGATTCTGGTGAGGCGAATATGATGAACATGTACAACAACAGCACTCCGATTGGTGGTTACTCTTCGTTTCTGCCGTTATCCGGCGCCGTCACGGAGACGGCGCTTCCGTCCTCGGTTTTCAACCATTCTCTCGCCAACGCCGTCAAATCCGAAAGCGGCGTTacctacaacaacaacaacaacaacaacaacgtttCTGTTTCTCCCATGTCGAGAAAGCGTTCCCGAGATAATAACAACAATTACggttacaacaacaacaacaacgattCATTTTCGTTTCTCGGCCAAGACGTTTCTCTCCAGATCCAGCAGCAGCAACTCGACATCGAGCATTTAATCATGCAACGCGTAAGTCTCGTTCATTCATTTGTAGTTTCATACATctaatcaaggttttaaatagTTTCTTGTGTGAACCAATTGTGGTTGCGGATAGGTAAAAAAATCTTGATGTGGAAGACCGTGTTTTGAAACCTTACTGCAtgtaattttgtttcattttgactCTTCATAATCTTCTGATTCtgattgttttttgtttatttttaatctgtTCAGATGGagaaggtgagaatggagattGATGAGAAGAGGAAGAGGCAAGCGAGGAGGATCATTGAAGCGATTGAGGTTGGAGTGATGAAGAAGCTGAAGACGAAGGAAGAGGAGATAGAGAAAATCGGAAAACTGAATTGGGCgttggaagagaaagtgaagCATCTCTGCATGGAGAATCAGGTGTGGCGTAACATAGCGGAAACCAACGAAGCCACAGCGAATGCTCTGCGGTGTAATTTAGAGCAGGTTCTCGCGCAGCGCGGCGGAATGGCGGCGGAGGAAGACGTCGGCGGAGGCGCCACCGTGTGCGGCGGCGCGGAGATGGACGACGCCGAGTCCTGCTGCGGGAGCACCGAGGAGGACGGTTTAGAAAAGGAAACGGGGGGTTGGCGCACGTTAGCGGGGTGCGCAGGGGTGAAGGATAAGGAGGGTGGTGGTAATGGGAGGTTGTGCAGGAACTGTAGGAAGGAAGAGTCTTGTGTGCTGATTTTGCCGTGCCGTCATTTGTGCTTGTGTACTGTGTGTGGGTCTTCACTCCACATTTGTCCCATTTGTAAATCCTATAAGACTGCTAGTGTGCATGTTAACATGTCCTAATTTTTGGATAAGATAGGACTCTAGGACCTTAATGAGAATCATCTCTTTGTCTCAACTCAATctcataaaaggaaaaaatatatcaaattttcataaattgaCAAATTGTTAAAGAATAGTAGTTCATTTTGATCCTTCTGATTTCTCTATTATTCTCTCCAAttgctatgtttgttttgttacCATAGTTATGTTGTTTTGTGCATTCTGGTTGGTTTGATGACAGCCATAGAATGCCGATTGTATTTCATCAAATTTGCATTTTGAGctgttcaattaattattagtttatcaACTTGATTGGATTGAAATTGATGTCAATTTTCTTAAGAAAAGTTTCcaagagatgaaaaaaaaaacaagtttaaaaGGAGAGATTTTActgaaattgaataaataacagAAACTTGTTACCAATAGTAGTAGTAGTACTTCTGTTTAATTaacattttggttttttttaactaaGTAAAATTTAGTGGGACCCGCGGTGGATCTACTAGATAATTTCCCCAGCAGAGAAACTAGGAAGAGGATTGGCGCGCGTGGTGAATGGCGCGTGGGGTCAACGAGGGTGGGGACAGACAGTGACAGGTGTGCAGCAAAATCTGACACGTAGGACGCTCGTAAATGTCGCTGTTGTTTGAAGAGTGACTGCAATGGCCATTTTCTAATTAAGAGCTCAGACTTTGGACCAAAGGCCAATGCACATTCCACAACCCGACAAGATAACCGGTGGTTCCCAACACCCCGCCAAAAACATTAgtactatttttattaaaaaaaaattaaagtttttattttttactaataatGCCTTTGATAGGAGAGAAcgaggaataaaaaaataaaaaaacacgaCTTACAAATATTTTCTGCTGGttgattgaaagaaaaaggaaggataagttgacttttagaaaaaaaaaatgaaaaattttcttttcttttattttctttttaattcaacttttaatttttttcccctttgtTTTCATTCCATCTAACCCAAAGAGACCATAATAAGGTTTGATATGAATCCTTTGATTCTTTGATTCTTACAAATATTGATTACTTATGTATATGATGaatccttataattttattcttatagaAGACTTCTCATTAGGTTAAATGGAAAGAcggtttataataatataaaatcttaTGACTATTTAAAACAACcggtaacaaaataaaataaaataaataaaaacagtgGAAAAAGTCTTGGGAAGGTGGCATGATGGCGTGGAGAGGACGACGGCGTTTTGTTGTTTATagggaaaatacaaaaaaggtgGGTGTTAATTTGGGAGGCGGTGCAGGTGGAAGATTATGGATCAGTTTTGGGGAGTGAAAAAGAAAGGTGGTGGTTGAGTGAGGCGTGCCACACGGTTCTTACTGTGCGACACTGCTTTATTTTCACTGTTAAATAGGAACTAGAGCTACCAGTGCCTATACCTACCCCAATTATATTCTCCCTTTATGTCAATCTCACTCCGATTTTGTAGCACAAAAGATTTTCTTAGGCCTTTGTTTAGTGAAAAGAAGAAATGGAAGTAAAAAACTGAGGTGGGAGAGTGAGAAAGATTTGAGAATTTCACTCGTTAGTTTTGGTGAagcaaagggaaaaaaagaaaaaaaaatagttgtggGGCTGACACTTtaacaaaatactaaaattgtgagagtaattatttttctttcacaatcaataaTTGATTAGTTTCTAAAATTAGAAGGTGCTGTTAATGTTAAATTGATTTCTGAAATGaagaaaattataaacacaTCTTAAAGTGTAAATTTACAATTACAAAAatctaaattcaaataaatgtattatttgaattataatGTTAATGGATTAGACTCCTCTAAAgtttaaatgtatttaaaattttaaaaacaataaataattcagttaaaaagttttaatttgaaaaaaaattatacattgataagaaggaaaatattttatacagctatcaaattataacttattatatatgataaatttattaatttttaaaataattattttataataattcaaataatgaatgattagattaataataataataatatgtataCATTAAACTCTTAATATTTCAAAGATTTGTCTTAACGGTGtctgtttaactttttttttttataaaaaaaaacatattgtcttttattaacaagtttttcttacttttttaattactcttagaatttattgtatttttatacttatttttttagagattaaTAATTATGCAGTagtaaaataatcttatttgatCAACTAAGTATAAATTACATTGTCGTTATAATTGTAACAGATAACAAACTTAATTATATACACCATCCCATCTTgaatatatttatcttatttatttaatgaaattatttttaaaatatctttcctttagtaagacaaaaaaaattgtttgatattAAATTCTAATGAAGAGGAAttgaactttttgaaattagctttaatacaatttaataaaattaattagtacaaatttctttaataagtataaaaactatttttttcttataatcaaGGTCGATTAGAATAAAAGTTTATGATCAAATAACACTCTgtgaatatgtaatttttttattatttttcttctccctATTTTTTATCTAGATGCCAAATATATaacacattaaataattaaaaaaactctaattttggtagctttaaaatttctatttttttcgatAGATAGTTTCCAAAGATAAGAATAAGTAGTACTATAATAAAGATTTACTGTTTCCTAGGTGGGTACGGTCGTCCTTTGACTAATTATTACTGTGGATCCGTTAAAGTAAAGATTTCACGGAACGCGGTTAAAAATGGAAAGCCATGGTGGTTGCACTGGTGCTATCTATAGTCTATTATTACTGCATTTGTTTTGTTCTGTTCAACTACTGTGCTGGCTCTGTTTCTGTTTTCTGAATGATGAATGGCCTTTTCCGAATGGATTAGTACTATTTTGAGGAGTTTTTTTTCATTCCCTCGAAaagaaccaaaagaaaaacaaaattatgaaagTAATACTACGAATAGTGGTTCGAACCGCATGTGACCGGCACGTGACTGGTCaatttccttttgttttgtgtggCTAATTCAAGTCAATGATGGacaaaggttttttttattatgagaaTCAGAATTtggaaggtttttttttttttaaaaaaaaaaacttttttaaacatGAATGAAACATGTTGCTAACTTGCAATTGAATCTATTGATAATTCAAGTAAAATGGTAACTGAATTATCAATTCTGTAagtgtatttaatttttcatttaagactgtttttaattaatttactccCTTCTCATCCTAGtttgttttacaatttttataacaagaattaagaaatttgattaatatgttaattttatatataaaaaattaacataaaaattaagaaatacaatcaatattattttagattCATAAAAGttatgcaatttttttcttatacataCGAAGAAAGACTAATTCTAATATTCTATATTTGTTCTCTTGTACAGTAGTACTATGTTCTTAAAATTTAgcttaattgttaaataaagtaaatattttatatttttattttatttttcaggtaTTAAATGTATTAAAACTTTCATTTATTAAATGTTCTTAAATGTAATATGACTTGTaagaggatacgtaggagatATAAGAAAAACTTCGTCCtcgataataaattaatttttattaaaaatattattaatttatgatactGTGATTTTAAATActccttatatatttttattttgttttaataaaatatttttattagtaagcATCAGTTAACAAGATCTAATAAATATCCTAAATATAGCAACTTATTCAATATTATCtgcattcaattttttaaatatagcaacttattcaatatttatcattttgaaatgttaaaaaatattaattattttgtagtaTCCTCGTTTAATAGTACCTCACATAAATActtgaatttataatttaagtatTTAGTAATACAATATGTTGCTCGATTACATTAgctaaaaaaacacattaaaaaagaTTTAGTAATGGGAATGTAAGGGATACTTCACCAATTATCAACTTATGTTGTTCTATTACATTAGCTTGCATACAATCCAAGCAGTGAGTTCAATCAGTTTTATATATTATCACAAATTGTAGCTAGATGGATAATGTTGTTCATTGAATGTGTATATGGTAGTGGGAACCGAACTTCCATtatgaaaaacaacaaataattttcCAATTGAGTTTTGTATTATGAAGAACAATTCAAGCATTTGTTGCATCATGCATAATAAAAgagatatatagatagataagaATAAGAGGTGAACAAGAGAAGCAAAAGTCGTGCGGGTTTTAAGCTTCAAGAATAAGTCAATGGTAGCAACTATTGACAAAAGAAATTCAATTTGACCAATGAGAAAGCTATATATGACTAACTGTATTTGAAAAACATGAATGGCATTTTGTATATCACCAACATGGACACATGGTTAGGAACTTTTggtgtttttattctttaagaTGTGCTGAAAACAAAACATGTCTTAACTAATCACATTTGTCAAAAACAACTAGGCTACTAGCTTTGTTTTAGTATTTTCTAGTTACACATTAACGAACAAATGgtcaacaaagaagaaaaaaaaatggacggAAACAACTACTCTTTATTTGATGAATTCTTCACAAGAAAAAGGGACCGACCATGTGATAATTATGGTGCATAATTACATTTGCATTACATTTAAtacaataattatatgtttttccttaattttcgtctattttagccttaattagttagaatttattgttttatagaACTTTGCttataaataaaactttaagCTTTTCTTCTAGCTTTGTGCCTTGATCAAGTTTTTTGGAacaccaagaaagaaaaagggagtTGTCACAACAAGGAAGACTTGTCCAGTGAGATATGCTCATCCAGCGAGAGAGGCCATTTGAGGACATGTGGCAATTCAGGAATGGAGGAAGAGCCTGCAGATCATCTTCATATCTTGACTAACGAGTGCAACTCGCCCAACAAGCAAAGTTCTATAGAAGGAAGAAATTAATTGTAACTTTTGGAATTCATAAGAACTTACCTAGTAAGTGCAGCTCGATCAATGAGCACAGAAAACTAAAGAGTGACTTTTGGTATTCATGAAGAATTTGCCCAATGAGTAGTGCATTCTCTGAAGTGACAAGACAAAGGCCTTGGATCCATTATAAAAGGGACATTCCTTTGGGATTAGAGGGAATCAACTTAGGGCATGGTGAGGAGCGAAAACGCATAACACTTTAGGCTTCTTCCTTGTTCTTCAccattttctctcctttcactcttgtatttctttattttgtaaGGTCTTTCATGACAATGAAAAGCTAAATCGCCCATTGCTGAGAAGCTTGGTGCACTAAACACTCCAAGTGACTTAGGCTTTTTTACTAGAGGAATCTTGATTAgggtatttttatgaattaggATAACATTTCAATGAGCATTGAGTAgtgaaaaatcattaatattgtAATAGGAGTGGTTTAGTAAGGTCAAGCACCAAATAACTTAACATATTCTTTACTTTTCCCGTTTTTACCTTCTAagtgtttgtgtttttgtttttgtagttgTGACTTATTATTTAACGCTTGttgattttatgatatttttaatttctgcaCTTTAGTTTCAAAAACcaactaataatttattttcattacttAGAATTTGGTTCACACAAAGTTATTTTGCACAAACAAAATCTCTATGAACACATATTTAATCTTATCGTATATTTATTACTTGCACGATTTGATTTACTTATCCTTCGTGATTGTAACTACATGCAATGCAAAAAATTATCCTTGCACTTAACCTCTAGACTCTGTTGGATgctaaaagtaaatattttatattatttattaatacttCTTAACAATTAATTGACCGAATTTGGCCCATGAATTTTGCCCAACCTTCTTAGGTTTCAGTACCtgaatgtataaattaaaattataaaaacactaGTAAAAAGAGAGATACTTCGTGTCTTTatcagtaatttttaaaataaaaaataaaaaaagttgaaaaaatagtgataataattataatttaaaggtTCATAAAtggaataattatatatgagtAGTTTAGGAATTAATAGAAAACATGTATACCAAAAgcaataattatctttattaataattatagataACAAAGACACCGTATTGCAttgcaataaaacataaaagaaacaaaGCCACAATGAATAACAATAtggaaatgaataaaaaattaaaacaccgCCTATAAATATAAGTGTTAAAGTACACACAAAAAATctagaaaaagaacaaaaatgtctCTCGTAATGCTTCATCATCATCTAAggaattatgataaaaataattgggTAATATGCATTTTGATGAATGGGAAAACATCGCATGAATCAGCAATGAAATTCACCAACTTACATCACGATAAAGACTAAATCAACAAccttatatttttcattatttgtatTTCTGACTTCCAATCAATGTATATTTTTACAAATCAAGTTTCAGAGTACTCTACGATCATACATCATTAACTATGtgtatttcataatttttataagaaatatttgGAATAATGATATTAGCAAGATTTCAATCCACTCGATCCGCGTGATCAGATGGGTTTCTCATGAAACAGGATTTTTCTTTCTGGGAAAGTGAAGGGAAACAAACGgatttacgttttttttttttttttttttaagactgagagatgttgtgttgtgttATTGACTTGGtttgaattataaattataatatagtagtatatatttttaaaggcATAATAAATACATGTtatgaattataaattataatatagttaaaattcataataaatatatttatccatttcattGGTTTTTGATAATGGTGAGCACTAGCATAGCATTACTTAGTAATTCTCGACATTGGTTTTTGATTATAATATCCTttcattgtcttttttttttactttgtttaaAATGCAAggataaacaacttcatttttctAGCATTCaacatttttgtgtgtgtatatataatggaaaaaatgaagattaaaCCTAATTTTTCACGTAATTATCTCAACTTTCACCACTAGACAAACTTTAACGAGTTGTAATACATAACATTGTTGCATCTTTAATAGAATAATGTGATTCAGTATAATTTCTATTGCAttgatttaacaaaaaaatagaaatctaATTGCCATTATGTTGAAAATGACATAAAAACATGATTAGATATTGTACTTTCTCAATCACTATTTATAAGACATaatcaataaatttcaaatttctttatctctcattataaaattttattgtatttattttgtata contains the following coding sequences:
- the LOC114388386 gene encoding probable BOI-related E3 ubiquitin-protein ligase 3 — protein: MAVEARHLNLFPSQLITNRQVMDSGEANMMNMYNNSTPIGGYSSFLPLSGAVTETALPSSVFNHSLANAVKSESGVTYNNNNNNNNVSVSPMSRKRSRDNNNNYGYNNNNNDSFSFLGQDVSLQIQQQQLDIEHLIMQRMEKVRMEIDEKRKRQARRIIEAIEVGVMKKLKTKEEEIEKIGKLNWALEEKVKHLCMENQVWRNIAETNEATANALRCNLEQVLAQRGGMAAEEDVGGGATVCGGAEMDDAESCCGSTEEDGLEKETGGWRTLAGCAGVKDKEGGGNGRLCRNCRKEESCVLILPCRHLCLCTVCGSSLHICPICKSYKTASVHVNMS